From the Streptomyces pluripotens genome, one window contains:
- the pelF gene encoding GT4 family glycosyltransferase PelF produces MRTGRHVTMLTEGTYPHVHGGVSTWCDQLVKGMPEVAFHLVSLTGNGREPVTWELPPNVYRHTTVPTWGPCPGRARAPRARARRRFADAYERLLLSVLDPQAHCDFGEALHELAVIARDGWLAAALRTESALRSLQWIWTMPHLPTAAARPTVHDALTAIDLLEHALRPLGTRIPEDSVAHAVSSGLATLPALAAHHLDGVPFLLTEHGIYLRERYLGHRGQRHRWPVKAFLLGFYRELNSHGYRAADLITPCNQYNRRWEERGGADGDRIRTVYNGVDPHAFPHAGPEPEIPTLTWCGRVDPIKDLETLLRAYALVRAELPETRLRLFGPVPPGGADYRTRLEKLAAELGVTDGLTFEGRVTEVWRAYAAGHLVMLSSISEGFPFSIIEAMSCGRTTVSTDVGGVREAVGDTGLVVPPREPEKMAAAALTLLRDDERRLELGESARQRVIDRFTLRRSVDNFRTIYQELAGLTERYEPAVETVGDWTAELHDPWYAAIAKDGATR; encoded by the coding sequence ATGCGCACCGGTCGTCATGTCACCATGCTCACCGAAGGTACCTATCCGCATGTCCACGGCGGGGTCAGCACCTGGTGCGACCAACTGGTCAAGGGCATGCCGGAGGTCGCCTTCCACCTCGTCTCGCTCACCGGCAACGGCCGCGAACCCGTCACGTGGGAGCTGCCGCCGAACGTGTATCGGCACACCACCGTGCCGACCTGGGGTCCGTGCCCCGGCCGTGCCCGGGCACCTCGTGCCAGAGCACGGCGCCGATTCGCCGACGCTTATGAGCGCCTGCTGCTGTCCGTCCTGGACCCGCAGGCGCACTGCGACTTCGGCGAGGCGCTGCACGAACTGGCCGTCATCGCCCGGGACGGGTGGCTCGCGGCGGCCCTGCGGACCGAGTCCGCGTTGCGGTCGCTGCAGTGGATCTGGACGATGCCGCACCTGCCGACGGCGGCTGCCAGGCCCACCGTGCACGATGCGCTGACCGCCATCGACCTGCTGGAACACGCCCTGCGCCCCCTCGGGACGCGGATCCCCGAGGACTCGGTGGCGCACGCGGTCAGCAGCGGCCTGGCGACTCTTCCCGCGCTCGCCGCGCACCACCTCGACGGGGTGCCGTTCCTGCTCACCGAGCACGGCATCTATCTACGCGAGCGCTACCTCGGACACCGGGGGCAGCGGCACCGCTGGCCGGTGAAGGCGTTTCTGCTGGGCTTCTACCGCGAACTCAATTCGCACGGCTACCGCGCGGCCGACCTGATCACGCCGTGCAACCAGTACAACCGCCGCTGGGAGGAGCGCGGCGGCGCCGACGGGGACCGCATCCGCACCGTCTACAACGGCGTCGACCCGCATGCCTTTCCGCACGCCGGACCCGAACCCGAGATCCCCACCCTCACCTGGTGCGGCCGCGTCGACCCCATCAAGGACCTGGAGACCCTGCTGCGTGCCTACGCCCTCGTCCGGGCAGAACTCCCCGAGACCAGGCTCCGGCTCTTCGGCCCGGTCCCGCCCGGCGGCGCGGACTACCGCACCCGTCTGGAGAAGCTCGCCGCCGAACTCGGCGTCACCGACGGCCTCACCTTCGAGGGCCGTGTCACCGAGGTCTGGCGCGCCTATGCGGCGGGCCACCTCGTCATGCTCTCCTCCATCTCCGAAGGCTTCCCGTTCTCGATCATCGAGGCGATGTCCTGCGGCCGTACGACGGTCTCGACGGACGTCGGCGGGGTCCGCGAGGCCGTCGGCGACACCGGTCTGGTCGTCCCACCCCGCGAACCGGAGAAGATGGCCGCAGCCGCGCTCACTCTCCTCCGCGACGACGAACGGCGCCTGGAGCTCGGTGAGTCGGCCCGGCAACGCGTCATCGACCGGTTCACCCTGCGCCGCTCGGTCGACAACTTCCGCACCATCTACCAGGAACTCGCCGGACTGACCGAGCGCTACGAACCCGCCGTCGAGACGGTCGGCGACTGGACCGCCGAACTGCACGACCCTTGGTACGCGGCGATCGCGAAGGACGGGGCCACCCGGTGA